Proteins encoded together in one Amblyomma americanum isolate KBUSLIRL-KWMA chromosome 1, ASM5285725v1, whole genome shotgun sequence window:
- the LOC144115527 gene encoding uncharacterized protein LOC144115527 isoform X2: MALLAGLTPSYRTNVIFAACESNLMEHSCLKGTGHFDRSSGCESCRYGFMASKTGGGRLSSCTKGFHLCYCQQNWLRRPSFLKPCKTQGVLSYDWRTDDKACVQDCPVACKLVQYIIWEYLTDFFERRIKSHL; this comes from the exons ATGGCACTGTTGGCAGGTTTGA CACCATCCTATAGGACCAATGTAATATTTGCTGCATGTGAGAGCAATCTGATGGAACACTCCTGCCTTAAGGGGACAGG GCACTTCGATAGAAGCTCTGGCTGTGAAAGCTGCCGATATGGTTTTATGGCCTCCAAGACAGGTGGAGGAAGACTGTCTTCTTGCACAAAAG GGTTTCATCTCTGCTATTGCCAACAAAACTGGCTGAGGAGACCCAGCTTTTTGAAGCCTTGCAAAA CTCAAGGTGTTTTGTCATATGACTGGCGGACAGATGACAAGGCATGTGTTCAAGATTGCCCTGTTGCATGCAAACTAGTTCAGTATATTATTTGGGAATACTTAACTGACTTTTTTGAGagacgaataaaaagtcacttgtaa
- the LOC144115527 gene encoding uncharacterized protein LOC144115527 isoform X3, which produces MALLAAPSYRTNVIFAACESNLMEHSCLKGTGHFDRSSGCESCRYGFMASKTGGGRLSSCTKGFHLCYCQQNWLRRPSFLKPCKTQGVLSYDWRTDDKACVQDCPVACKLVQYIIWEYLTDFFERRIKSHL; this is translated from the exons ATGGCACTGTTGGCAG CACCATCCTATAGGACCAATGTAATATTTGCTGCATGTGAGAGCAATCTGATGGAACACTCCTGCCTTAAGGGGACAGG GCACTTCGATAGAAGCTCTGGCTGTGAAAGCTGCCGATATGGTTTTATGGCCTCCAAGACAGGTGGAGGAAGACTGTCTTCTTGCACAAAAG GGTTTCATCTCTGCTATTGCCAACAAAACTGGCTGAGGAGACCCAGCTTTTTGAAGCCTTGCAAAA CTCAAGGTGTTTTGTCATATGACTGGCGGACAGATGACAAGGCATGTGTTCAAGATTGCCCTGTTGCATGCAAACTAGTTCAGTATATTATTTGGGAATACTTAACTGACTTTTTTGAGagacgaataaaaagtcacttgtaa